From the genome of Mastacembelus armatus chromosome 5, fMasArm1.2, whole genome shotgun sequence:
ATATCATATTGCTCATGACAACAGAACTTAGACTCTTTGAGAGTAATGCAAATACCTAGCTAAACCATTCATCTCTTTCTAAGGCATGTATATAGACAACCTTTCCCTTCTCtggctctctcacacactcccAGTACCTGATTGGTGAAGGAGTTGCTCATGACGAAAGACGGGTGTCCCATGGCACAGCCCAGGTTGACCAGTCTGCCCTCAGCCAGGACGATGATGTGACGACCGTTCTTCAAACGATAGCGATCaacctgaggaggaggagaaggattACTGCTGCCATCACTGTAGCTGTAAAGGAAAGTTCAAATAAATCACAGACTGCTCACTGGAAGCAGCAGGTTATTGTGGAAGAGTGTCCGCATGTGAAACTCCTTTATAACGTGCTTCAGTGTTTCCTACCTGAGGCTTGATGTTGACCTTCGCAGCAGCGTTTTTGTTGAGCCAGTCCATGTCGATCTCACAGTCAAAGTGTCCGATGTTACAAACGATGGCGTCGTCCTTCATATTCTCAAAGTGGCTGAAGGTGAACACAACATACAACATGCAATTTCTAATTGAGCCTCATTAGACATTGTGACAATTCACATCCATGCTTGAacaattaaaatacaatatatttcactttgtaGAACTTGAAACATGACTGATCAAACTCACTGTCCCAGGATGATGTCCTCACAGCCAGTGGTGGTGACAAAGATGTTTCCTTCCTTACAGGCTTCATCCATGGTGGTAACCTCATAACCTACAGATCAACATAGAACATACTGTACTAAACATATATTTGGTTGAGGGCTTGCTTCTTTAATTACTTCTGCAGATTACAAGTTTCCATCATTATCTACATAACCACCAAGTTCACATTTAAATTTGCAGTAAGTGTGAGCTTCTCTCCATGACTGCTCTCTTCATTGCTTACCCTCCATGGCAGCCTGCAGGGCATTGATGGGGTCAATTTCAGTGACGATGACTCGAGCGCCGAACCCACGCAAAGCCTGGACGCAGCCCTTACCCACGTCACCGTACCCTGCCACCACAGCTACTTTCCCAGCGATCATCACGTCAGTAGCACGTTTGATACCATCGATCAGACTTTCTCTGCAGCCATACAGGTTGTCAAACTTACTCTGTACGAGGGAGATGCAAAGACATGACATGCCATATTATTCAGAATGATgttgggttttctttttttccccccattcaaaaaggaggaaaaactcTTCATAACAAAACCCACAACACATTCCGACAACGTTTCAGACAAATATTTCCTAACTAGTTCTGTAATTTCTGTGATGGTCAAATGGGATAGTGACATTATTGACCTGCAAAGAGGCAGCATCATTATTGTGGTTTTGGCAGTTCACTGAATATAAATGGTTCAGATCATTTAAAACTTTCCAAAAGTGAGTTTGCCTTTATGACAAATAGCTCATTACTGAatcaacaaacatgtttttggtgGTAATTAACCCACACTTTGTTCATTAATGAAATGCTTCACTAATGAGGATCATTATACATTTCTCCAGCTTCACCCACTTCACATAACAGATTGCAGCTGAACAGAGCTAAAGGGGGAGGCTGGTTACCTTTGTGACAGAGTCGTTGACATTGATAGCGGGGACCTTCAGCTCGCCCTTTTTCAGCATCTTGTACAGGTTGTGGACACCTGTAGTGGTCTCCTCTGACAATCCACGAATACCTGAACACAAAAGGATATGGAAGAATAAAAAATTTGCAgtcacaaaaacattaaaatgtgtttgttgagagACATGGTGCTCCTGTCATACAGGGGTGGAAATGACATCAATAGTGAGCACAACATAAAGGAAAGAGTCCATAACCCAAAGTGAGTAGCGCAAAACCTTTTAAGGTTTGAAAACAACACAGTCATTGTTCACTATCAAAGTCTGATGTCTGAGTTTCACGATGTTTTTATAGCAACACattgtgtgtataaatgtggGCACAGTCAATCACCTCCAGGGTCTCAGTGCAGACAAACAATGAGCATACAAATcaattatatttttgtataaacaTTACCACACTGAACCCTTCTGCAGCATGTAACTGTTGAGGAGATGAAACCAATAAAATTGCCTTTTGAAACATGCAAATACACTTACTGAACAGCTGATTAGGTACACTAGTACAACTGAACACTATTCAACACAACTGGCCTGTTGTAACATCTGTCTTTCTGAACCTTCACaatatttccagtgaaaacGTCTTGAGAAAAACCTTTTTTTGGCCGATAGAGACATTTGTCAGTGGAATTAATTGGTAATTATATAATcaatactgacatttttatggTCAACATAACATTTAGGTACATTTTCAGTGGTGTGGTAATTCCTATTGAGCTTGTGGAGACATTTTGGGGCTGTTTTATTCAGCTTTTGTAAAGAGCTGTGTCCACCTGCTGGTGATGCTTGGTACTGCATTCTGAAGTCTCAAGTCACTTCTGTCCATCAGTCTACAATTTCATAGTCGTATTACAGAGATGTTGAAGGACAGATTATGTAAATGTCAGACTTATAGCCCATGTTATAACTGAAGATGTCAGTGTTAAGAATTACAAGAACTATGTTTGAAACCTAAACAACTTGACTGTGACTAAGAATATGAAAagcctgcaaaataaaatgccacAGTATTATGTTTATAGAGAAACCATGAAAATGGTACAAATGATCTATAATGTAAAATCAAAAGGAAACAGGTCACAGACAAAGATAAGAtttccctgaagggaaatgcaAGTAGTCTCGTAATAAGTAATAAGCAgtaagtagtaaaagtagtcagcGTTTAGCTCCGGGGAAACACTTtgataaaacatttactttgtattTTGACTTCTGAATTATTTAACATGACTGATGTGAATCAGCTGCCGTGAGAGCTCTGCTGGCAACCAGGGCCCAAAACTACTACAACTTCACAAATTTAATGAGACATTACAGGGTAGGAGGTCATTTGACAAAGCAGGATCCAAGCCTCAGCCCCATGAACCTAACTAATCACCGACATGCCAGTGATATGTCAGTAAGCAGCCGTGTATTAATGTTGTGAGATCTTAGACTGATTCAAAACTTAacctaaaataaacaaaagaaa
Proteins encoded in this window:
- the ahcy gene encoding adenosylhomocysteinase; amino-acid sequence: MSEKLPFKVADISLAEWGRKAIEIAENEMPGLMKMREMYSQSKPLKGARIAGCLHMTLQTAVLIETLIALGAEVQWSSCNIFSTQDHAASAIAKAGIPVYAWKGETDEEYVWCIEQTLYFRDGQPLNMILDDGGDLTNLVHQKYPKLLAGIRGLSEETTTGVHNLYKMLKKGELKVPAINVNDSVTKSKFDNLYGCRESLIDGIKRATDVMIAGKVAVVAGYGDVGKGCVQALRGFGARVIVTEIDPINALQAAMEGYEVTTMDEACKEGNIFVTTTGCEDIILGHHFENMKDDAIVCNIGHFDCEIDMDWLNKNAAAKVNIKPQVDRYRLKNGRHIIVLAEGRLVNLGCAMGHPSFVMSNSFTNQVLAQIELWTQTDKYPVGVYFLPKKLDEQVAAAHLDKLGVKLTKLTDKQAKYLGLPTEGPFKPDHYRY